The DNA region ACAGGCTTTGGGTTTTTTATCACAAAAAAGTCCACAAAAGATTTTGAGATTCAGGAAGAACTAAAAAGCAAATTAAAGTAGTACCTGTTTGAATTGCTACACATTCCCTCAAGAATGGAGCGAACTTTCTTCTCACTTTTTAATGGAGGTGACAGTACAACAGACTACGAGAGAAAAAAAGGCGACGAacaaaaagagagaaagagatggtTAGTAAGAGGTCCCTACAAGGACATGAGTTAGAAATGGCAACAGAAATGAGAGAGGCAGTATAATTACCAGAAAAGATGGTGGCAGGCCATATCGGAGAATGCTTTCACTAAAGACTCTTACAGCACAGAAGTGCATCCAGGAACTGAAAACCTgtaatagaaagaaaaaaaatcaaaattcaaatgGATAAAAGAAAACATATGGAAAAACAACGGAGTAAGCTGATGATCCCAGAAAACAGCTAGTGAGTCCTGGTCCATACACAAATTGCTAGAAATTAGGCACTACCCTAAAAGATATAAGTGGTTATCAAATTGATTCCATGATAAGAAGGTGAAACTAAAATAGCTTAAAACTGAAAAGGAAGATGATAATCTCTAGTAGACTcaagttaataaaaaaatattagaaataCAGTAGATCCAATGATTATAGTCCAGATTACAACAGCGCGAATGATCTCTCAGTACTCTGATGGAGTTTACTTTCCAGGCCTATTTGATTCTTGGCTATACGCTCTGAAGGAAAGCATATGGGTGTTGATTTTAACAAAGGTGTGAAATGTTCTAAAATTGGAGATGGAGTAAATCTGTTGGCTGCTTTTATGTTTTAACGCCGTCTGGAACAAATGATTATGACAAACTGCCAATCTCATAAATCTCAATATTTCTAACGAATCTTcactttatattttgttttaatgaTGAAATTATAGTTCCTTGGATTACAAGATGTTAAATGGAGCTAAACCAATTTGCAACAGAATGCGAAAATATAAATCCAGTAACTACTGGTATAAATCTAAAGGAAGAAAGATAAGGAAATATGCTAATCCAACATCCATGGAATGGATATAATGGATTTAGAATACAAATACCCCAGTTTAAACTCtttgcaaaaaataaaatttactacCTATCAAGTTTGAGAATAAATCAGGATACAAACAGACCTAAGCTTATGTTGGGAACTATTTCAGGAAATTCTCGCCAACCTTCCCAAGGAAAGTGCATCAGAACAAGACTAAACTTAAGTCCCTAAAAAAACAATTTCAGAAAATATGTCCCCAGCCTTCCCAAGGAAGGCATGTTTAACCATGTAAGAAACCACATGGTCCATATCTAACTCCACAGATAATTTTCTATTATTTCCATCGAAGTCACTGAGACTCAGAGAACATATTTCATAGATGTccacacatatacatttgagaAAACTAATTTCAGAAATAGAAGGGGGAATAAAGACCTCTCCATAACTAGTATAGCACCATTGCAAAAGAGAGCTTCTCATTGTCTCCTGATCTTGCACCAGTTTTTCAAGCTCATGCTTCCGACTGTCTTGTGTCTCAGGATTATATTCAAAATCACGAACCTATATATCAATattagtaaaagaaaaaagaataaattagTGAAGGGTCTTATTAAAAATACAGCTTTCGAGAAATACAAATCTTAACATAACTGGTGCAATAGTTGCAAGGTGTACTATAAAACCACATAGAgatgataaaaaaatagtaaaagaaatGGGATATACCATTACTTACCTGGAAATTTCTTTCACGGGCCTTGGTTTTAAAATTGTCAACATCACGACTGAATAATGTCACAGTGTAAAGAGCATATTCATTATCCTCATGTAACTTCTTTGAAGATCTGGGAACCTAAACAAAAAAGTATAATCAAGAGGTTGTATTTTTCAAATCCGAATTGAAAGTATACATTAAGGTAGTGTTTgttttcctagataaaatagtaggaagatataatctaggatttagttgtgagattatttagtAGGGGGGgttggctatgactaattatcacatgactatccatctaggattaagtcatgagattcaatctcatgaaccaaacataatacaaatttaatcatGGGATATAattttgcaaaccgaacacccactaaggaaactaaactaagctgtTAAATGACAACAAGCTCTATGCCAAAAAAATTTGTTTGATGAGAAGCTTCTTTATTCCTCAGCACTTAATCTATAAAATCAGTAATGGAAAAAGGACGGGTAGGTTTTCTACTGCAGTCAAGATGAATAATGAGAAAACCTCCCATCTAGTAACTAGAGTAATTACCACATATGATGTCAGAGACTCATAGCTTGATAACCAGTCTTTCTGGGAATACTTTGACACAACTGCAAGAAGGGTTGTCAAGTGTTCCGAACTAACAATGTCTTCTGGCTTCACTAAATTTGAAAGATCTCGAACAGCTAAGCTGCATTCAGAAATCATTTGAACCGGGAGTTAGAATACATTCATAGTTGAATAAAGTGATGAATTAGTGCTATTATCACCGAGAAACTTAAATCTGTTGGCACAAACTGAGTGCAAGCAACTGTGTGTACGTGCATGCATGCATGTGTTTGtgcgtgagagagagagatagaagaCCATTCTTGTTTCCAGCAGAATGTGAATACACACGAACACCAAGCCTCCAACCACAAAGTTCTCTCCTTTCTAACAATTATCTAATGACCATTCTGGAAGTAGTATTTTTCTTTAACAAATTAAGAATAAGTCTTAGTAAGGAGTAGAAAATTCTAAAATACCAACTGCATATTTCATTTAATAGTTATTGAGAGGGTGATTTCCTAATAAAAGTATTAGGAAACTCTCATTGATATACTTCTAGATTTCACAATGATGTTTCAAGTCTCAAGTGATTTGTTAAAGATAGAAGGGTATCCAGAAGAACACCTCTCAGAAGCCAATTATGAGGACTGAATTAATATATGTAGATCATAGATACAAATAGTATAACTATATTGAATTTTTTCCAGCTTTTGGGGAATTGTAGTTGGATATGGGTTTATCTTGGAATATAAAGGATTTATACCAAACAAGAAACTAGAGCTATAGCTTGTGAAACCACTACATCTCAAAAGAAGACATTTCATCATCTGCATTGTTTATATTATAGACTTATAATCCTCAACCAGGTGCCTTCTCATAAATGATTCTTCAATACACCAAAATAACTTTATTCCAACTTCTTTTTTAAAGATATAATCCTTTTCGTGAGTGAGACACCAAACCGCTCACGTCTAACAGCCACCAAATTGAGAAAACAGGCATTTATATTCAAAAGCAGTAGGAACTACCAAGACAGTCATAATGGGAAACTTAACCCTGATAGAGTTCATAGCAAATGAACTTCCAAGTTTTATTCCACAACTTGTGTCAGCAAGGGTTGCCGGTTGCATTATGAACAAGTGATTATGTTTGTCACACACGAAAAGCAAGGAATACCAGTACTCACAACATTCAATCAGGATTCAAGATCCAAACAAAAGTTGAACTCGTTCTAAATTAATAGTTATATGGTATGCAAAAGAACAGCTTTTCGGCATATACCTTTAATCTTACAAagcataatttttttattcattaactaatactcctattttatactccctcagtcccagtttaagagtcctGTTTtgccatttccgtccgtcccagtttaagagtcccatttagaatttaccatatttgaacataaaatttaacctcattgttgatgaaatttacactcaatgccattactttcataaaaacaaaacaaaacaaaacaaaacaaaatcctaaacatacaaaaagtcaaaaggtcccactttccactacctcacttcaattattacacactccaacaatttcttaaaacccgtgccctaactaaattgcactcctaaactgggacgaagggaatattttatttcattcttaaACTTACAATACCAAAAACCCCAGAATCCCAGATATATCAAAGCTTAAATTAGTCACATACCTTCCAGCCTGCTTTCTATTAATAGCATTAAGTTGGCTGCGCACATTGCTATATTCAGAGACACGAACCTGTGAAATAAATCAACCAGCTTAATGCGCATTCTAATGTCTCCAGGCCCAGATACAAGGCATACAAGACCATGGGTAGATACATATTGTTTACATAAACAAAAACTATACATAACAGACAAAAAAAAGGGATGGTGTGCAGTAGCAATGCACTCATAGAATCAAATATTCCATCATATCTAGTGACTGAACATCTATTTAGACCTATTGACCATAATGCCGTTTACCAGGTAACTGACATAATCACACTGAACCTGGCATGTATATTAGCACTGAATTGCTAAGATCACAATTGCTTCCGAAAATTTAGCAATAACAAAAAAGTTTGCTTTATTGTTTCATACTACattgtaatattttttaaaagtgtATATTGAAGATTTACAAAGTGTttgcaaaaaaaatttactaTTAACCAGTGAATGCTTCTAGCGGTTTGAGTTACTGTAAGAAACATACTATAAGACAACAATCACAACAATAGAACAGAGAAAGACACAAGATAACCAATAATAgcagttttaaatttttaatcatcACTGTCTATTCTAATGATATTATTTCTCTAAAGCTGCATAGAATATTTCCCGAGCCAGAAAACAGTCAGGTCAGATGGATTTTAGCAAGATAGAATTTATCATGAAACTGGAGAGATTTCTTCAAAGTTCAAAGGATACCAACTAATTCCGCTTCATATGGGGAAAGAAGCGCAAAGTGGTTGCCGCAGGGCCATCCACAtactttatactccctccatcccataaaaatagcaCGTCTTGGAAtgacacgtgttttaatgcacaattggtaaagtaggagagagatagaaagaaaaagtgattggagaattgttagtggagaatgggactcacctcattagagagagaaaagttaataaaaatggtaaagtagtctatttttatgggacggaccaaaatggtaaagtagtctatttttatgggacggagggagtataggaTAAAGACCAAGTGCGTAATGCTAGCAGCTAATGAAGACCTGGGTCAGAAGAAAACTAATTGCCTTATTTGGAGCACCTGGCACTAGGTACATCAAATGAGTGTTAAGGGGGGGAAAGGagtacatacataacatcaACATCTTAAATATTAGAGAAAACATCTCTTCTTACTCTTTTTATAGTACATGTTTGGAACCTCTTGTTGAATATTATGGATCTAACAAGGCAACTAGTGCACTAGAGAGTAACCAACCGACTTTGGTGGTTTTCTCGCAATAAGCAAGTAAGGTTAACGTTAGATGACACAACTAATCTCTCCAATACTTAAAGTACCACCAAAGCTTCATTTGCTAGGCTTGTTTATTTGACAAGGTTCatattgaaaacaaaatatcaagagattatattatactatatcataTAGAGTTATAAAAACCAATGTCTACTGGCCTCGACTTAAAAGAGTGTGCTTACCTTGAGATCATCCTCAATCTTGGCAATTTGTACATGGATTCCGTCCACAATCTCCTTCAGCGGCGACATTGTTGGATACTTTGCCTCATCCCACATGAATCTACAGAAATCATGAACCTTTAACCAAATCCTTACGCTAACAAACTTCAACCATAACAAAAACTCAATAATTTGCATCTAATTTTGCCTTGTAAGATAAGAGTCCACAGGAACCCCATCCACAGTTAGCGAGCTACTAACAACTCCGGACACCCTCTCCAATTCCTCAATCTGACGACGGATTTTGTGCGACACTCCTTCAATGAAGTTGTTAGCCTGCCAAAACAATAAATCACACTCCAGCGAAACAACAGGATAGAAATTTAAACCAAATCAGCTAAGGTTTTTGAACAACTCACCTTGGATAGGTCGTCGCTGAGAGACAGAAGCAAATCCAGGGTGCCTACTCGTAGATTCGGTATGTTGAACTGAACAAAACAACATAATTGGCGAATCAGGATTGGCAAAAAATACGAGTTTCGGAAGAGATCTGCAACGAATAACAAAAACGTAGAGTGCATCAACAATACTCTGTAGAGAGAGGTGTCGAAGGCTTGTTTGGAGATTGATTCCTGAAGACGACTCCATACAGACGAGGCGGAGCCGCCTTGGCCAACGGGGAGAGACGCCACCCAGTAACGAGTCGCCATTGCCGCCGATCACAGATAGATCGAGCGATTCGATCGAATATTCGCACACAGATCGAAGGTGAAATGTGATGATTGAAATCGATTAGCTCCTGCTTCCTCTTGCTGTTATAACGACTAACCTGTGATTTTTCTCCGTTTTGGTTTCCTAGTAAATTTCAATTTAGTCCTTTAAAATAACAAAAGGGACCACATTGTTATATTATGAAAGTATTTAGGGGTGCTATCGTAGTTGTCAAAAGAGGAAGGATCATacagaaaatataaataatcttAAATTTCACATCCAAGTgattaacaaaagaaaaaactcTGATTTGATGCATTCTCGTTCGAATTAGGCGAAATATTAGCGGAGAAATTGCAGAGTTTAGATGAGACTGTTGCAGCTGGCCTTTTTTGCTGCTTTAGCCTCTGGGATTGGAGCTCTTCTCGTTTACATTACTGGTGTTTCGAATTTTGTTAATCAACATGCAAGTTTGGTTCGTTTCAGTTTGCATTCAAAATTTCGATCGGTTTGAAATTTTGTGTGGGAATATGTGTGCAGATGGGGCTCCTCTTTCCAGTGATGATCTGGAGGCATTGAGTTTTTTACAGAGTCATTTCGGCAAGTGTGTGGTTGGTGTTTTTGCTATTTTATTTATGTCTGAAGTGAATAAGTTCGTTTACTCGTTATTCTGTTTAATCCTATGATATTCTGATTGGATTGTAACTGTATATATCAAGaacaatgttttttttatatcaaaactAATTCTTGAGTATCAAAACATTGTTTAAGTTTAATACTTGAAAAGTTTCATGGCCATGCTATATAGTACTTTTCAGTTTAGATTGTAGAGCTAGAAAGGTTGCTAGAATGTTGCATAAATAAGGGTTATGATCTTTTTATTTGAAAGTGGGATGAAATGGCGGCCATTGCAGTCCCAGTCCCTGATTGTATTCCAAGCATAGGATTTTCTGCTGTTAGTTGGCCTGTTCTAGGGACAACCTTTCCTTGCATGAATTGGTAGATTCCACTTTGACCTTAATATTCCTAATGAAGGATAAAATAGCAGCACAACCTAGCTTCATCTCTTGAGTTTCTGGTGACAAGatctactagtattttattGCTTCCCTCATTAGACTCTACAATAATCATGTTTGAGATTTTAATTGGTATTGTGTAGTTCATTCATCTGATGCATTCGATACCTTCCAGAGTGCAAATGGATTAGGTTTACAAGCTGTAAGGGGTAGGGATGATTGTGAGGTTTCGCTGCAGTTCCCCAGTGACACTGTCCCAAAATGGGTATGCATTTAGTAAATGCTGTACTTTAACAGTCATTGTttgtttcaaattatttttaagtTGCAGGTCTTCCCAccataatttttcaaaaatctGAAAGTTAATATTTTCGGCCCCTGGGTGTATTTTGTTGTGTTTTTATCACTGATACTGTTGTTAAATTTTTTGAATAGAAAGATCCCAAATCGGGAGAACTTGAAGGCTTGACTTTTGATTTCAATCTTTGCGAAGCTGTAGCTACATGGTAGCAGGTTAGTGTTATTGGTGTGCTATGCAAGATATATATAGAATACTCATGTTCTATTCGTTAACACTTAACAGAATGAAACAACCACTTGTCTCTAAATGCGCAGCTTGTGTAAATTTAATAGCGTTCCATCTTTCTTTCTGTAGATGAATAATCTTAAATTCTTCACTTAATAGCTCTTTGGTCCGCATTCTATTTTGGAAACTATCTTGTGTTATAGTTGATTTATGTTTAGTGAGGGACTTTTGTAGGTGCGAAATAGTACTACTGTTCTGACTCGAGAATACATTGATGCTTTGCCAAATGGATGGAGAGATTATGCTTGGCAGAGGATCAATAAGGGAGCACTACTGTAAGTTTGATACTTAAACCCTGCATAATAATCTCATATATAAGCTGTGATCCCACATACGTGGCCCAAATCATTACTACTATTGCAGCTTTTATGTGGTAGCTGTTAAATGGAGTAACTCCTTAGGTTTAATTAATATTGACATATTAACGTAAATTGAATGACATGCAATgtctttttttaaaagaaattagtAGTTTGACAAATAAAGGTTGAAGATAGCGTACGCGCTACGGGGGGGACGGGGAGAGACAACCTATCCCTCTTCGATATTTCGTATGACTCCTAAAATGCCATCGTTTTGTACATGGCTTGAAAAATACGTTATATTGATGATTAATAAATTAGATTGTTGAATCATCATTATGTTCGTGGTGACTGATGGCTTGGAAGATctgattgaaatttgaaatctgAAACCTCCAAATGCTGAAAAATAACATTCTCATTCTCTTTTACAGTTTACTGCAAGCTTGCTTGTATGTTTAGTATATAATCTTTGGTGAAGATGTAAAATTTTTCTTTGGGAAAAACTTCTGGATCATCTTTGCAACTAAAATGTAAATTAATGCTGATTTTTCTCAAAATAAAGCTATATGGACcaaattttgattttctttGCTGCAGGAATCAATGTGAGAATAAAACTCTGTGCATTGAGAAACTATTACTGGTGCTTCCGGACAATCCTCCTTTTACACCATGGAAATATAGCCAATGTGCTGTCATTGGTAACTCTGGTGATCTTCTAAGGAACAAGTTTGGAGAAGAAATAGATAGCTATGATGCTGTTTTCAGAGAAAATGGAGCACCTATAGAGGTTTGTATACTGGTGTAACATTCTTAACTTATATAGATTATCCTTTTTCTTGCATACAAATTAATCTTTTATGCAGAATTTTACACAATGCGTTGGTACAAAAAACACGTTTCGCCTCCTCAACAGGGGTTCTGCAAAAGCTCTTGATAAAGTCGCAGAGTTGTATGGTATGTACACATTTCACATCTTGTTAGCTTACATAAGCAGGCATATTAATGATCTTAAACCTACAGAGAAGGGAAAGGAGGTCTTGATCGTCAAAACAACAATCCATGATATCATGAACAAGATGATCCGGGTGTGTACTTTTTTCCATCTATTATGTTAGGTTCATTCTATGGGATCATCATATTCCTTCTGCCTACAGAATACGTTTTCCCCTTCCAGTTGCAAGTCACTATTGTTTTCCCTCAGATCCATCGTCTGAGTTTTTCTATCATTAGCCAGTTGTGTTTCCCTTCAAATGGAACTCATTTTAGAAATATAGGCGATTAAACATGCAATACTCTTACTTTTAAGTTTATCTTTTTTCGTTTTTGTAGGAAGTTCCCATACTAAATCCGGTT from Salvia splendens isolate huo1 chromosome 9, SspV2, whole genome shotgun sequence includes:
- the LOC121748757 gene encoding V-type proton ATPase subunit C-like; this encodes MATRYWVASLPVGQGGSASSVWSRLQESISKQAFDTSLYRFNIPNLRVGTLDLLLSLSDDLSKANNFIEGVSHKIRRQIEELERVSGVVSSSLTVDGVPVDSYLTRFMWDEAKYPTMSPLKEIVDGIHVQIAKIEDDLKVRVSEYSNVRSQLNAINRKQAGSLAVRDLSNLVKPEDIVSSEHLTTLLAVVSKYSQKDWLSSYESLTSYVVPRSSKKLHEDNEYALYTVTLFSRDVDNFKTKARERNFQVRDFEYNPETQDSRKHELEKLVQDQETMRSSLLQWCYTSYGEVFSSWMHFCAVRVFSESILRYGLPPSFLSVVLSPPLKSEKKVRSILEGMCSNSNSTFWKTEDDGGMGGLAAGEADAHPYVSFTINLI